In one Pyxidicoccus xibeiensis genomic region, the following are encoded:
- a CDS encoding OprO/OprP family phosphate-selective porin, with translation MGGWGMDDRARRGLLAAVLLGMPAFASGGAPGLAAEDSSTEAAEDTLSGGVVDGVEGTEGSVPADMAAEGPTGDDSDEVMEGALAEAVPAKGASEEQLSPVGPVPGKAAPGAEQKQGKKKKKVKAGEAQDDSLGENPDAADDKAAEEAQPVRVFGRVYARARADERQKYQRSLSIPSARVGVSTSLSNLEAEVTADLADDSLLKDAFVRLADDSKRFRLYGGQFKSPFLQRSLESSWDLPIQGRGLVEDYLTDTHQLGGRRLGLMGEMRLKGAWNLKLSVGLFEGGKDEAGVRMKEDAAARLSVRPFKPLTLGVSTYVAEALEVVRKHAVAADAELKLGNLAVTGEFTTGRLPLGPFTSQTLLAHWLLPLGSGEWGLQPVVGVEALQLRGGVDGRGHGLVGGLNVLLADRFKAQFQAERALRPGDEAPGLEYSLQLATRF, from the coding sequence GCACGGAAGCGGCGGAGGACACGCTCTCGGGTGGAGTGGTGGACGGCGTGGAGGGGACCGAGGGCAGCGTGCCGGCAGACATGGCCGCCGAGGGGCCCACGGGCGACGACTCGGATGAGGTGATGGAGGGGGCGCTGGCCGAAGCGGTGCCAGCGAAGGGGGCTTCCGAGGAGCAGCTGTCGCCCGTGGGCCCGGTGCCGGGCAAGGCCGCGCCGGGTGCGGAGCAGAAGCAGGGCAAGAAGAAGAAGAAGGTGAAGGCCGGCGAGGCCCAGGACGACTCGCTGGGTGAGAACCCCGACGCCGCCGACGACAAGGCCGCGGAGGAAGCGCAGCCCGTGCGCGTCTTCGGCCGCGTGTACGCGAGGGCCCGCGCGGACGAGCGCCAGAAGTACCAGCGCTCGCTGAGCATCCCGTCCGCGCGCGTGGGCGTCAGCACGTCGCTGTCCAACCTCGAGGCGGAAGTCACGGCGGACCTGGCGGACGACTCGCTGCTCAAGGACGCCTTCGTGCGCCTGGCGGACGACTCCAAGCGCTTCCGGCTGTATGGCGGCCAGTTCAAGTCGCCCTTCCTCCAGCGCTCGCTGGAGTCCTCGTGGGATTTGCCCATCCAGGGCCGCGGGCTGGTGGAGGACTACCTCACGGACACGCACCAGCTCGGCGGTCGCCGGCTGGGGCTGATGGGTGAGATGCGCCTGAAGGGCGCGTGGAACCTGAAGCTGTCCGTCGGCCTCTTCGAGGGCGGCAAGGACGAGGCGGGCGTGCGGATGAAGGAGGACGCGGCGGCGCGGCTGAGCGTGCGCCCCTTCAAGCCGCTCACGCTGGGCGTCAGCACCTACGTGGCCGAGGCGCTGGAGGTGGTGCGCAAGCACGCCGTCGCCGCGGACGCGGAGCTGAAGCTGGGCAACCTGGCGGTGACGGGCGAGTTCACCACGGGGCGGCTGCCGCTGGGCCCGTTCACCTCGCAGACGCTGCTGGCGCACTGGCTGCTGCCGCTGGGCAGCGGCGAGTGGGGGCTCCAGCCGGTGGTGGGCGTCGAGGCGCTCCAGCTGCGCGGGGGCGTGGACGGCCGGGGCCATGGGCTGGTGGGTGGATTGAACGTGCTGCTGGCGGACCGCTTCAAGGCCCAGTTCCAGGCGGAGCGCGCGCTGCGTCCCGGGGACGAGGCGCCCGGGCTCGAGTACTCGCTGCAGCTGGCCACCCGTTTCTGA
- a CDS encoding VTC domain-containing protein, with amino-acid sequence MLSFAEGEVTKLRREFKLVLGEEAAVALCGRLSLELGGHLPPPTRIVSVYFDRPGCPLASRALRTPDDCLKVRTKEYSPDLGAGGQQRVVLEVKRERRGLTQKRRVWVPRQDLGRVLRGGASLLPLIAGGSLVPVLAVTYKRHVYQATQAWRVTVDRDIGYHTITPELALSQLSLTTERLGPPLWQDSRVVVEVKHLGHELPEWLASLNPGGAPAYSKFAEGMARVHAFASDGVVGG; translated from the coding sequence ATGCTCTCGTTCGCCGAGGGGGAAGTCACCAAGCTCCGGCGTGAGTTCAAGCTGGTGCTGGGAGAGGAAGCGGCGGTGGCCCTCTGCGGGCGGCTGTCGCTGGAGCTGGGGGGGCACCTGCCGCCGCCCACCCGAATCGTGTCCGTCTACTTCGACCGGCCGGGCTGCCCGCTGGCGTCGCGCGCGCTGCGCACGCCGGACGACTGCCTCAAGGTCCGCACCAAGGAGTACTCGCCGGACCTGGGCGCCGGGGGACAGCAGCGCGTGGTGCTGGAGGTGAAGCGCGAGCGGCGCGGCCTCACCCAGAAGCGCCGGGTGTGGGTGCCCCGCCAGGACCTGGGCCGGGTGCTGCGCGGCGGCGCGAGCCTGCTGCCGCTCATCGCCGGGGGCAGCCTCGTGCCGGTGCTGGCGGTGACGTACAAGCGGCACGTGTACCAGGCCACGCAGGCGTGGCGGGTGACGGTGGACCGGGACATCGGCTACCACACGATTACGCCCGAGCTGGCGCTGTCGCAGCTGTCGCTGACGACGGAGCGGCTCGGCCCACCCCTGTGGCAGGACAGCCGGGTGGTGGTGGAGGTGAAGCACCTCGGGCACGAGCTGCCCGAGTGGCTGGCGTCGCTCAATCCGGGCGGAGCGCCGGCGTACAGCAAGTTCGCGGAAGGGATGGCGAGGGTTCACGCCTTCGCCTCGGATGGGGTCGTAGGGGGATAG
- the tmk gene encoding dTMP kinase: MFIDFEGIDGSGKTTLSNLLAARLKRLGYRVAHAREGGELQAPAARRIRDLTRDSRLLELSPRAEFFLNLARDAQQLDEVVAPALARGEVCITDRYLYSQLALTGGGRGLPAQALRPACELAAQGMWPDLVVLVDVDPDLARWRKRLGKLQSAKASDGDSRKGLAGAGLAVRVRESFLEMARQDPQRWLILENNDVPLRVLEQRLVDAVVARLEGRDVPVQRIVPAPAALPTEPTTVESAEERFFQALDAVEVREPALAVWMLSGMPGLPAHQRRLAFAERYPALTARGLLGLDDEAAWTLREVLAPVAPAEVAASLAGLTGPRATMLRERLYAQAPAEVLAGLKRDGSTQAWALRERAMRDGRLADVLAGLSGVDDEESWLVREAGMQRKLYAEVARSLGGLATERADALREVLLPHDRLAVLRSTTGLDTPVARGLREALAGKAMKLVLRSLTGLATEEAWALRERGAPLTKEALDSVDGLDDPRAWKLRVAYAHKWPSTVLSSLKGLPLGPHARALIDKVLSEQPGRLPVLRNAYAVITTARHAAPTHTRVPRVDAEAAARVEFQG; this comes from the coding sequence GTGTTCATCGACTTCGAGGGGATTGACGGCAGCGGTAAGACGACGCTCTCCAACCTGCTGGCCGCGCGGCTCAAGCGGCTCGGGTACCGGGTGGCGCATGCACGGGAGGGGGGGGAGCTGCAGGCGCCAGCGGCCCGGCGCATCCGGGACCTGACGCGCGACTCGCGGCTGTTGGAGCTGTCGCCGCGCGCCGAGTTCTTCCTCAACCTGGCGCGTGACGCCCAGCAGCTGGACGAGGTGGTGGCGCCCGCGCTCGCGCGGGGCGAGGTGTGCATCACCGACCGCTACCTGTACTCGCAGCTGGCCCTGACGGGCGGCGGCCGCGGGCTGCCCGCGCAGGCGCTGCGGCCGGCGTGCGAGCTGGCCGCGCAGGGGATGTGGCCGGACCTCGTCGTGCTGGTGGACGTGGACCCGGACCTGGCGCGCTGGCGCAAGCGGCTGGGCAAGCTGCAGAGCGCGAAGGCCAGCGACGGCGACAGCCGCAAGGGGCTGGCCGGCGCGGGCCTGGCGGTGCGGGTGCGCGAGTCCTTCCTGGAGATGGCGCGCCAGGACCCGCAGCGCTGGCTCATCCTGGAGAACAACGACGTGCCGCTGCGCGTGCTGGAGCAACGGCTGGTGGACGCGGTGGTGGCGAGGCTGGAGGGCCGTGACGTGCCGGTGCAGCGCATCGTCCCCGCCCCCGCCGCGCTCCCGACCGAGCCGACGACGGTGGAGAGCGCGGAGGAGCGCTTCTTCCAGGCCCTGGACGCGGTGGAGGTGCGCGAGCCGGCGCTGGCGGTGTGGATGCTGAGCGGCATGCCCGGCCTCCCCGCGCACCAGCGGCGGCTGGCCTTCGCCGAGCGCTACCCTGCCCTCACCGCGCGCGGCCTGCTCGGGCTGGACGACGAGGCGGCCTGGACGCTGCGCGAGGTGCTGGCGCCGGTGGCGCCGGCGGAGGTGGCCGCGAGCCTGGCGGGCCTGACGGGCCCGCGAGCGACGATGCTGCGCGAGCGCCTGTACGCGCAGGCCCCGGCGGAGGTGCTGGCCGGCCTGAAGCGGGACGGCTCGACCCAGGCGTGGGCGCTGCGCGAGCGCGCCATGCGCGACGGGCGGCTGGCGGACGTGCTGGCGGGCCTGAGCGGCGTGGACGACGAGGAGTCGTGGCTGGTGCGCGAGGCGGGCATGCAGCGCAAGCTGTACGCGGAGGTGGCGCGCAGCCTGGGCGGGCTCGCCACCGAGCGCGCGGACGCGCTGCGCGAGGTGCTGCTGCCGCATGACCGGCTGGCGGTGCTGCGCAGCACCACCGGGCTGGACACCCCGGTGGCGCGCGGCCTGCGCGAGGCGCTGGCGGGCAAGGCGATGAAGCTGGTGCTGCGCTCGCTCACCGGCCTCGCCACGGAGGAGGCCTGGGCGCTGCGCGAGCGGGGCGCGCCGCTGACGAAGGAGGCGCTGGACTCGGTGGACGGGCTGGATGACCCGCGCGCGTGGAAGCTGCGCGTGGCGTACGCCCACAAGTGGCCGTCCACCGTGCTGTCCTCCCTGAAGGGCCTGCCGCTGGGGCCGCATGCCCGGGCGCTCATCGACAAGGTGCTGTCGGAACAGCCGGGCCGGCTGCCCGTGCTGCGCAACGCCTACGCCGTCATCACCACCGCGCGGCACGCCGCGCCCACGCACACCCGAGTGCCCCGCGTGGACGCGGAAGCCGCTGCCCGGGTGGAGTTCCAGGGATAA
- a CDS encoding DUF4956 domain-containing protein: MDPFSALFEGAKSELGSVPVAAIFPRMLAAALIGALLSLRPWRLVMGKPLPKAEMIQAQVLLCAAAAVITAVIGDSLAKAFGLVGLGGFVRFRSGLKDPRDAAILFLMIGLGMACGHGSLGLAGMGTLFVAALLVVLDLFNRDEKSAPKQRLLVSAMADDLVGAEATLRRALGERNVMVKSCALDFDGRRVELEVEEPEPGSLAAALGRTEGSSLRGLRWTAVSPKGAREDMV; encoded by the coding sequence ATGGACCCCTTTTCAGCGTTGTTCGAAGGCGCGAAGTCGGAGCTGGGCTCGGTGCCCGTGGCCGCCATCTTCCCGCGGATGCTGGCGGCGGCGCTCATCGGCGCGCTGCTGTCGCTGCGGCCCTGGCGGCTGGTGATGGGCAAGCCGCTGCCCAAGGCGGAGATGATCCAGGCGCAGGTGCTGCTGTGCGCGGCGGCGGCGGTCATCACCGCCGTCATCGGCGACAGCCTGGCCAAGGCCTTCGGGCTGGTGGGCCTGGGCGGCTTCGTGCGCTTCCGCTCCGGCCTCAAGGACCCGCGCGACGCGGCCATCCTGTTCCTGATGATTGGCCTGGGCATGGCGTGCGGTCACGGCAGCCTGGGGCTGGCGGGCATGGGCACGCTGTTCGTGGCCGCGCTGCTGGTGGTGCTGGACCTGTTCAACCGCGACGAGAAGAGCGCGCCGAAGCAGCGGCTGCTGGTGTCGGCGATGGCGGATGACCTGGTGGGCGCGGAGGCCACGCTGCGCCGCGCGCTGGGTGAGCGGAACGTCATGGTGAAGAGCTGTGCGCTCGACTTCGACGGGCGCCGGGTGGAGCTGGAAGTGGAGGAGCCGGAGCCGGGCTCCCTGGCGGCGGCATTGGGCCGCACCGAGGGGTCGTCCCTGCGGGGGCTGAGGTGGACGGCGGTGAGCCCGAAGGGGGCACGGGAGGACATGGTATGA
- a CDS encoding metallophosphoesterase, giving the protein MHRTSPFTFAPVVAALTLLASVACAGVLPRDPYLQKVGPDTVTVAFRLAADCTPAVRFGEGAASQSVNSTAKGRIHAVVLTGLKPGTEYTYQVDACGKVTAPKRFRTAPVQGTRSVHFTAVGDFGTGGTDQKKVAAAMLAVRPELFVALGDNAYSSGTESEIQSNLFAPMEALLAEVPLFASLGNHEYVTNQGQPYLDNFYLPSNNPAGTERYYSFDWGHVHFVALDSNCAIGLASADRCALAAQKAWLEKDLAGTTQPWKVVFFHHPPWSSGEHGSQLAMRRNFAPIFEKYGVDLVLTGHDHNYERSKPMKGDAVAATAGTGVPYLVVGGGGASLRPFANSRPDWSVIRDDKAHGFLDVKVVDGLLTAELVKTDGKVLDSFTLRKDLPPLEQPPTGTLTLTVEGERGVAPHRALFRATPPQAGAKVTWDFGDGGSAEGEAVEHVFQKAGQHTVTATATQGTQVQTATAVVQVTAAQTPGEPTDPTEPTPPTDPTNPTNPDTRPGLPSNEPGAVDDDLGPGSGGGGCAATPTTALLPALGLLVAGLVRRRRR; this is encoded by the coding sequence ATGCACCGGACTTCACCCTTCACCTTCGCGCCCGTCGTGGCCGCGCTGACACTGCTGGCGAGCGTGGCCTGCGCGGGCGTCCTGCCCCGTGACCCGTACCTGCAGAAGGTAGGTCCGGATACGGTCACTGTCGCCTTCCGCCTCGCGGCCGACTGCACGCCTGCCGTGCGCTTTGGTGAGGGAGCGGCCTCCCAGTCGGTGAACTCCACGGCCAAGGGGCGCATCCACGCGGTGGTGCTCACCGGCCTGAAGCCCGGCACCGAATACACCTACCAGGTGGATGCCTGCGGCAAGGTGACGGCGCCCAAGCGCTTCCGCACGGCGCCCGTGCAGGGGACGCGCAGCGTGCACTTCACGGCGGTGGGTGACTTCGGCACCGGCGGCACGGACCAGAAGAAGGTGGCCGCGGCGATGCTCGCCGTGCGTCCGGAGCTGTTCGTGGCGCTGGGCGACAACGCCTACTCGTCCGGCACCGAGTCGGAAATCCAGAGCAACCTCTTCGCGCCCATGGAGGCGCTGCTCGCGGAGGTGCCGCTCTTCGCCTCGCTGGGCAACCACGAGTACGTGACGAACCAGGGGCAGCCGTACCTGGACAACTTCTACCTGCCGTCCAACAACCCGGCGGGCACGGAGCGCTACTACTCGTTCGACTGGGGCCACGTGCACTTCGTGGCGCTCGACTCCAACTGCGCCATCGGCCTGGCCTCGGCGGACCGCTGCGCGCTGGCGGCGCAGAAGGCGTGGCTGGAGAAGGACCTGGCGGGCACCACGCAGCCCTGGAAGGTCGTCTTCTTCCACCACCCGCCCTGGTCCAGCGGCGAGCACGGCTCGCAGCTCGCGATGCGCCGCAACTTCGCGCCCATCTTCGAGAAGTACGGCGTGGACCTGGTGCTCACCGGGCATGACCACAACTACGAGCGCAGCAAGCCGATGAAGGGCGACGCGGTGGCGGCGACGGCTGGCACGGGCGTCCCCTACCTGGTGGTGGGCGGTGGCGGCGCGTCGCTGCGCCCCTTCGCCAACTCGCGGCCGGACTGGAGCGTCATCCGCGACGACAAGGCCCATGGCTTCCTGGACGTGAAGGTCGTGGACGGCCTGCTCACGGCGGAGCTGGTGAAGACGGACGGCAAGGTGCTGGACAGCTTCACGCTGCGCAAGGACCTGCCGCCGCTGGAGCAGCCGCCCACGGGCACGCTGACGCTCACCGTGGAGGGCGAGCGTGGCGTGGCCCCGCACCGTGCCCTCTTCCGCGCCACCCCGCCCCAGGCGGGCGCGAAGGTGACCTGGGACTTCGGTGACGGCGGCTCGGCCGAGGGCGAGGCGGTGGAGCACGTCTTCCAGAAGGCGGGCCAGCACACGGTGACGGCCACGGCCACCCAGGGCACCCAGGTCCAGACGGCCACCGCCGTGGTGCAGGTGACGGCGGCGCAGACGCCGGGCGAGCCCACGGACCCCACGGAGCCGACGCCGCCGACGGACCCCACGAATCCGACGAACCCGGACACGCGCCCGGGTCTGCCGTCGAACGAACCGGGTGCGGTGGACGACGACCTGGGCCCCGGGTCCGGCGGTGGTGGCTGCGCCGCGACCCCTACGACGGCCCTCCTGCCTGCCCTGGGCCTGCTGGTGGCCGGGCTGGTGCGCCGGCGCCGCCGGTAG
- a CDS encoding RsmB/NOP family class I SAM-dependent RNA methyltransferase has translation MREDLVLQACLEAYGAVRHEGRLSDRALDFVLRHKKNLYSNERRAVAERVYGLLRRQRTVDFLLSRAHTRFESLDKSRQDVLRLAASRILYGEPAELVTRTSALNPVDAAALGALPDAAAALEALPERERFPIAASLPDFLADLFRKQFGRDAARAAEAMNERAPLNARTNLLKGDRDALAQRLRAEGVESTPTPLSPMGLTLESRLNVFSLETFREGFLELQDEGSQLLGMLVDAPPTRVVDACAGAGGKTLQLAAQMKNRGDLHALDVDERRMEDLKKRARRAGVHNVRTQLIPLEGPDADAALEPLKGKADRVLVDAPCSGTGTFRRKPDARYRLTPEDLEMHVGRQKALLARFAMLVKPGGRLIYGTCSVLRDENEAVVEDFLAKHPDFTVRPVAELLGPELGAKVGPGPFMRLAPHTHGTDGFFGAVLVRAK, from the coding sequence GTGCGCGAGGACCTGGTCCTCCAGGCCTGCCTGGAGGCCTACGGCGCCGTGCGCCACGAGGGCCGCCTGTCGGACCGGGCGCTCGACTTCGTCCTGCGCCACAAGAAGAACCTCTACTCCAACGAGCGCCGCGCCGTGGCCGAGCGCGTCTACGGCCTGCTGCGCCGCCAGCGCACCGTGGACTTCCTCCTGTCCCGCGCGCACACGCGCTTCGAGTCGCTCGACAAGTCGCGCCAGGACGTCCTGCGCCTGGCCGCCTCCCGCATCCTCTACGGCGAGCCCGCCGAGCTCGTCACGCGCACCTCGGCCCTGAACCCGGTGGATGCCGCGGCCCTGGGCGCCCTTCCGGACGCCGCCGCCGCGCTGGAGGCGCTGCCCGAGCGCGAGCGCTTCCCCATCGCCGCCTCGCTGCCGGACTTCCTCGCGGACCTGTTCCGCAAGCAGTTCGGCCGAGACGCCGCCCGCGCCGCCGAGGCGATGAACGAGCGCGCCCCCCTCAACGCCCGCACCAACCTGCTCAAGGGCGACCGCGACGCCCTGGCCCAGCGCCTGAGGGCCGAGGGCGTGGAGAGCACCCCCACCCCGCTGTCGCCCATGGGCCTCACGCTGGAGTCGCGCCTCAACGTCTTCTCGCTGGAGACCTTCCGCGAGGGCTTCCTGGAACTCCAGGACGAGGGCAGCCAACTGCTGGGCATGCTGGTGGACGCCCCGCCCACGCGCGTGGTGGACGCCTGCGCCGGCGCCGGTGGCAAGACGCTGCAGCTGGCCGCGCAGATGAAGAACCGCGGAGACCTCCACGCGCTCGACGTGGACGAGCGCCGCATGGAGGACCTCAAGAAGCGCGCGCGCCGCGCGGGCGTCCACAACGTGCGCACCCAGCTCATCCCCCTCGAGGGCCCGGACGCGGACGCCGCGCTGGAGCCCCTCAAGGGCAAGGCGGACCGCGTGCTCGTGGACGCGCCGTGCAGTGGCACCGGCACCTTCCGCCGCAAGCCGGACGCGCGCTACCGCCTCACGCCGGAGGATTTGGAGATGCACGTGGGCCGCCAGAAGGCGCTGCTCGCGCGCTTCGCCATGCTGGTGAAGCCGGGCGGCCGGCTCATCTACGGCACGTGCAGCGTGCTGCGCGACGAGAACGAGGCCGTCGTCGAGGACTTCCTGGCCAAGCACCCCGACTTCACCGTGCGCCCGGTGGCGGAGCTGCTGGGCCCGGAGCTGGGCGCGAAGGTGGGCCCCGGCCCCTTCATGCGGCTGGCGCCGCACACCCACGGCACCGACGGCTTCTTCGGCGCCGTCCTCGTCCGGGCGAAGTAG
- a CDS encoding M61 family metallopeptidase: protein MPQAVHYRVSMSRPHSHLLEVEVTFPAGPDALDAVLPVWTPGSYLVREFARHVQDLTATGADGTPLTVRRVDKRTWRVSTAGRAATLRYRVYANELTVRTSHLDGTHAYFNGACVFLYTEATRGLEHHVTVEAPKGWRTFCALGQRGEAFVAKDYDELVDSPFEVGPHTPLTFTAAGVPHEVVVWGDSVPDAERLTSDLARICEAQARVYGGLPVPRYLFLLYLTDKGRGGLEHQASTALLFPRAGLSSTRGWEDLLTLAAHEYFHLWNIKRVKPRALVPFDYSQENYTSLLWAFEGSTAYYDNLFVRRAGLMSAQRYLTRLGETLTALHSTPGRRVQTLAEASLVSWVKHYRPDEHSPDSAISYYLKGEVVSALLDLEIRRATADTRGLDDVMRLLWKRYGDGSGVPEEGVEAAASEVAGTDLTPFFDRALRTTEELDYSIFSYVGLEVSFRPRESTGDKGGTPPPKGKPGDGRFRGWLGLTTKGSATVATVVDGSPAQEAGLYAEDDVVALDGWKVDGAGLLSRCEDRKPGETVRVTVFRRDRLLEVPVVLGPKPADAVWLSRVERPTDAQKAAFQAWLGAPWDESPAPA, encoded by the coding sequence ATGCCCCAAGCCGTCCACTACCGCGTATCCATGTCCCGGCCGCACTCGCACCTGCTGGAGGTGGAGGTCACCTTCCCGGCGGGGCCCGACGCGCTCGACGCCGTGCTGCCGGTGTGGACGCCCGGCAGCTACCTGGTGCGCGAGTTCGCCCGGCACGTGCAGGACCTGACGGCCACCGGCGCGGACGGCACGCCGCTGACGGTGCGGCGCGTGGACAAGCGCACCTGGCGCGTGAGCACGGCGGGCCGCGCCGCCACCCTGCGCTACCGCGTCTACGCCAACGAGCTGACGGTGCGCACCAGCCACCTGGACGGCACCCACGCCTACTTCAACGGCGCCTGTGTCTTCCTCTACACGGAGGCCACGCGCGGGCTGGAGCACCACGTCACCGTGGAGGCCCCGAAGGGCTGGCGGACGTTCTGCGCGCTGGGGCAGCGCGGGGAGGCCTTCGTCGCGAAGGACTACGACGAGCTGGTGGACAGCCCCTTCGAGGTGGGCCCGCACACGCCGCTCACCTTCACCGCCGCGGGCGTGCCCCATGAAGTCGTCGTCTGGGGCGACAGCGTCCCGGACGCGGAGCGGCTGACGTCGGACCTGGCGCGCATCTGCGAGGCCCAGGCGCGCGTGTACGGCGGGCTGCCCGTCCCCCGCTACCTCTTCCTGCTGTACCTGACGGACAAGGGCCGCGGCGGGCTGGAGCACCAGGCCAGCACCGCCCTGCTCTTCCCCCGCGCCGGGCTGTCCAGCACGCGCGGCTGGGAGGACCTGCTCACCCTCGCGGCGCACGAGTACTTCCACCTGTGGAACATCAAGCGGGTGAAGCCCCGGGCGCTGGTGCCCTTCGACTACTCGCAGGAGAACTACACGTCCCTGCTGTGGGCCTTCGAGGGCTCCACCGCGTACTACGACAACCTCTTCGTGCGCCGCGCGGGGCTGATGTCCGCGCAGCGCTACCTCACCCGCCTGGGGGAGACGCTCACCGCGCTCCACTCCACCCCGGGGCGCCGGGTGCAGACGCTGGCGGAGGCGTCGCTCGTCAGCTGGGTGAAGCACTACCGGCCCGACGAGCACTCCCCCGACAGCGCCATCTCCTACTACCTCAAGGGCGAGGTCGTCTCCGCGCTGCTGGACCTCGAAATCCGCCGCGCCACCGCGGACACGCGCGGCCTGGACGACGTGATGCGCCTGCTCTGGAAGCGCTACGGGGACGGCTCCGGCGTGCCCGAGGAGGGCGTGGAGGCCGCGGCCAGCGAGGTGGCGGGCACGGACCTGACGCCCTTCTTCGACCGGGCGCTGCGCACCACGGAGGAGCTGGACTACTCCATCTTCTCGTACGTGGGCCTGGAGGTGTCCTTCCGCCCGCGCGAGTCCACCGGCGACAAGGGCGGCACGCCGCCGCCCAAGGGCAAGCCCGGTGACGGCCGCTTCCGGGGCTGGCTGGGGCTCACCACGAAGGGCAGCGCCACGGTGGCCACGGTGGTGGACGGCTCGCCCGCGCAGGAGGCCGGCCTCTACGCCGAGGACGACGTGGTGGCGCTGGACGGCTGGAAGGTGGACGGCGCCGGCCTGCTGAGCCGGTGTGAGGACCGGAAGCCCGGCGAGACGGTGCGGGTGACGGTGTTCCGCCGGGACAGGCTGCTCGAGGTGCCCGTGGTGCTGGGGCCAAAGCCCGCGGATGCCGTCTGGCTCTCCCGGGTGGAGCGGCCCACGGACGCCCAGAAAGCCGCATTCCAGGCGTGGCTCGGCGCCCCCTGGGACGAGTCCCCCGCCCCGGCATAG
- a CDS encoding B-box zinc finger protein — protein MNALPFDVLAPSSSPPRCKKHPEAPAGWRCQDCDSALCPDCAVGRRAQTVELVGCGLCGGGALPLLGHRSRVPLASRLTRAWRYVFTASGLQVLMAVSLSLALLGWMLEMTVVFLKVLPLAMYGSMFWGTFFTLVRDTSRGHTELETPEFTDFFRDAVLPGFRGLSAVLVVWLPAGLYGVFARPGGGAFNLEALAGFTEGGFSTAVWADPVFWVLVLLGVVWLPMALLLTAAGHPITSVLNVVGVVQRARLLGRDYLLTSGVLVGLAGLHLAAHGLASGVRWLNVVLLSRVLAEGLTLVVPFTAAHVLGLLLYVRGDALGYGVARDYLEPVLGETKPRRAAPPMSGAAPLPEDGAAPVVVENATQKAASEGLAALATAVDARDVPQAMALYSTLRAIPKVRVPPAHHLFIGQAAAVEGNFPLAVQALESAADVAPDDPTAPRALVLLARVLGERMQDAARAEEVYRYVLHRYPDSSAARFARERVTPSSD, from the coding sequence ATGAATGCGCTGCCCTTCGACGTCCTCGCCCCCTCCTCTTCCCCGCCCCGCTGCAAGAAGCACCCGGAGGCGCCCGCCGGGTGGCGCTGCCAGGACTGCGACTCGGCGCTGTGTCCGGACTGCGCGGTGGGACGCCGCGCGCAGACGGTGGAGCTGGTGGGGTGTGGCCTCTGTGGAGGCGGCGCCCTGCCCCTGCTCGGGCACCGCAGCCGCGTGCCGCTGGCCTCGAGGCTGACGCGCGCCTGGCGCTACGTCTTCACCGCCTCCGGGCTCCAGGTGCTGATGGCCGTCAGCCTCAGCCTGGCGCTGCTGGGGTGGATGCTGGAGATGACGGTCGTCTTCCTGAAGGTGCTGCCCCTGGCGATGTACGGCAGCATGTTCTGGGGCACCTTCTTCACGCTGGTGCGAGACACCTCGCGGGGCCACACGGAGCTGGAGACGCCGGAGTTCACCGACTTCTTCCGCGACGCCGTCCTCCCCGGGTTCCGCGGCCTGTCGGCGGTCCTGGTGGTCTGGCTTCCCGCGGGCCTCTACGGCGTCTTCGCGCGCCCCGGCGGCGGCGCCTTCAACCTGGAGGCGCTTGCCGGCTTCACGGAAGGGGGCTTCTCCACGGCGGTCTGGGCGGACCCGGTGTTCTGGGTGCTGGTGCTGCTGGGCGTGGTGTGGCTGCCCATGGCGCTGCTGCTCACCGCGGCGGGGCACCCCATCACCTCCGTCCTCAACGTGGTGGGGGTGGTGCAGCGGGCGCGGCTGCTGGGCCGCGACTACCTGCTGACCTCGGGCGTGCTGGTGGGGCTCGCCGGGCTGCACCTGGCGGCGCACGGCCTCGCGTCCGGGGTGCGGTGGCTGAACGTGGTCCTCCTCTCCCGCGTGCTGGCGGAGGGCCTCACCCTGGTCGTCCCCTTCACGGCGGCGCACGTGCTGGGGCTGCTGCTGTACGTCCGGGGCGACGCGCTGGGGTATGGCGTGGCCCGCGACTACCTGGAGCCCGTGCTGGGCGAGACGAAGCCCCGCCGGGCCGCCCCGCCCATGAGCGGCGCAGCGCCCCTCCCCGAGGACGGGGCGGCGCCGGTGGTGGTGGAGAACGCCACGCAGAAGGCCGCCAGCGAGGGGCTGGCCGCGCTGGCCACGGCCGTGGACGCGCGAGACGTGCCCCAGGCAATGGCCTTGTATTCGACGTTGCGGGCCATTCCGAAGGTGCGTGTCCCTCCGGCGCACCACCTGTTCATCGGACAGGCCGCGGCCGTGGAAGGAAACTTCCCACTGGCGGTACAGGCGTTGGAAAGCGCGGCAGATGTGGCGCCAGATGACCCCACCGCCCCCCGCGCGTTGGTACTTCTGGCGCGTGTGTTGGGCGAGCGGATGCAGGACGCGGCGCGCGCGGAGGAGGTCTACCGCTACGTGCTGCACCGCTATCCGGACTCGAGCGCGGCCCGCTTCGCACGCGAGCGTGTGACGCCGTCCTCCGACTGA